In the Triticum aestivum cultivar Chinese Spring chromosome 2B, IWGSC CS RefSeq v2.1, whole genome shotgun sequence genome, catgaatttgaaagatgggtatgaaataaaaaataaataaagtaaaattaaaAATAATAGGAAACGAATAatataaaatagaaaaaaaaataaaaagtgaaaatcaaaaaagaaaagaaatagtaaagaaaggaaagaacaaaaaTTAAAAAAGTAGAAAAAACCCGAAAGAAAAGCACACACTGTGAGGAGGTATAGGACCTTCCTAAAACCTGAAAGGATCTTGGTGGGTCGGATCTAGCATATGTAACGTAGATAGGGTGGTACATATTAGGTTGCTGTTTCATTCCCTCCAGGCTTTAGCAAAGCCTCCACTATTGCCGCCTGCCTGCGGCAAATAATGGGAGAATATCTGGTGCACCGGTGGTTATGGTGCTACCGGTGCACAGAACTCATGTTACCAATTTTAAAATATTCAAAGGTTTCTGAAAAAATTAGCACATTCACACAACACAATGTAGGTTGTCACAGAATTTCAATCAAAATTGGAAACACAaaccaaaaaataaaaatgaaaaattcaacattgaatagtacataacataagttgggcCTTAGATTTGGCACATTATCACGTAGATGTTAAAATATTCATTTTTGtatctctttttttttgaattttgatatgaatttttgCGACAACACacattgatgttgtgtcaatgtgCTAGATTTGTTTTCAGGATTTTTTTAAATGTCCTCCGGCATCCGGTATAACTGTAACACCATAAGTGTGGGTGCACCGGATACATTCCCGGCAAATTAGAGCTGTCCGTAATCCCGCATATACAGAAGTGGAGAGAGCATCATGCTAAACGGGCTGGCCCAGGTGAGCGGCCGGGGCTATGGCCTGCTACAACAGGAAAATGTTTTTCTTTAGAACACAATGAGAGTGTCTTACACACGAGCAGTGGCGAAGCTTAGTGCaactcagcccccccccccccccccccccccgcccaggTAGCTTtgtgaagctccgccactgcacacaagGAAAATGTTGAATAGACAATCACCTCGACACATTGTGTCTACAAATTGTGTCAATTGCAGAAATTAAACATGGATGAGTAAGAACAAACTTTTTGAATGTATTATTCACAATAAATAAAGTGGATTTAGGAACATGTAGAGTAGAAACTTTAGCAAGGTTCTCAATCCACACACAAAAAATCCCAGGAACAATAAATTAAGGACACACAAAAAGAAATATTTGAGGCACACTGCGTCAATTTAACAGGCCCTTGTGGCCTCGTATTGATGGGAGAATGTCATGCAGAAACCAATATTCGAAGAAAACTTCGTGAAAACCATGtttaaaagtttcaaaaaaaatctgaaaaaagtgcaatgttaagaggatgatgttctaTTTCCATGTGAGATTTTAAGTTAGAACACCTTACGGGATgcgagctatgaaaaagacaaattccgctaTAAATAGTGACATTACTGTTCAGCACTATTCAATATTGATTTATTTTTTTCATAGCTCATATCTAGTAATGTGTTTGCACTTGAAATTTTGCGATTCAATAGAACATCACTCTCTTACCATCCCGTATTTTTTTGAGATTTTTCCAGAACTTTGAAACATCATTTTCGCGTGGTTTTCACCCGTTTCCACCAAATGTTAGTTTCATATGATACTTTTCCGGTATTGATAAGATATGGTCATGTAATAGTAATACTTGTTCTTAACGAACCTGAATTGCTGACCGGTCGCTCACAGATTTTATTCACTCAGAGGCTGGATTACACTGAACTACATATACATCAAGGAGTTCTGCAATTTATTCAGACAGATGGTGTCCTTGTTTCAGAGCTCCACGGGGCTGAGCAGTGGCTTCCCTGCGAAGAAGGCATCGAggttgccggcgacgagctcgatcGTGCCGCGGATGGACTCCGGCGTGGCCACGGCCCTGTGCGCCGACAGCACGACGTTGTCCATGGAGAAGAGCTCCGGCGGCACGTCCGGCTCGCTCTCGAACACGTCCAGGCCGGCCCCGCCGatgacgccctcctgcaggcacCTGACCAGCTCCGGCTCGTCCACGAGGCCGCCGCGGCCGACGTTCACCAGCACGCCGTCCTTCCCCAGCGCCTCCATCACCTCCCGGTTCACCACGTGCCTCGTCTCCTCCGTCAGCGCGCAGGAGAGCACCAGCACGTCGCTGGCTGCGGCGAGGTCGCGCACGGTGGGGACGAACTCGTACGCCGCCGACGGCTTGGGCGACCTCGAGTTGTAGGACACGGCGCAGCCGAAGGCGGCGAGCCGCCGCGCGATGCGGGAGCCGATGTTGCCCAGCCCCACGACCCCCACCCGCTTGCCACTCACCTGCCATCGATTGCATCATAAGACTCTGCTGATCAAAATTCTCTGCTTGTTGGAATAATTTGGGCGCGTTGCAAAGTTGCAATTGCATAAATTTTGCGGGGATGGCCAAGAGCAACTAATTCTAGCTACCGCGATTGATGGGGATCCCCGGTAAAATTAACCTTGGAGGCGAGGGGATAGTCCCCGCCGTCCGGCCAGCTGCCGCGCCGGACGTACGCGTCTGCAGCGGCGACTCGGCAGAGAGCGGCTATGACAAGCCCGACGGCGTAGTCGGCCGCGTCGTCAGAGAACGCGCCCCCAGCGTTGGTGACGGCAAtcccgcggcggcggcaggcggcaagATCGACGTGGTCAACGCCGACGGACGAGGCGAGTACGAGCTCCAGCTTTGAGAGCGCGCCCATGAGCTCCGCGGTCACCGCCGGGAGCTCGACTGTAAGGAGCGCCCGCGCCGAGAGGAAGGAGACAGTAGCGAGCTGAGAGGTCCAGCTCAAACTCCGGGATGATGGGGTCGGCCAGGAGCACGACAGGCCGGGAGGCATCGGCTTGGGTTCGCGCCGGCGGCCGCATCTCCTCAATCGGTGGTGGGTTCGGTAGGTAGGTAGTGAGCCaagcgaaggggaagaagaacagaGCACTACTACTAAAAAACAGAGTCGTCCAGAGCAGTGGTATCCAAGAACTAGACAACTAACGGAGTAGCTACCTTGGTGGTGAGAGGATAGTCGCCGTCGGCCGCCCACCTGCCGGCCCGGACGTGGGCGTCGGCGGCGGCCAACCGGCGGAGCACGGCGACGACGAGCCCGACGCCGTAGTCGGCCGTGTCGACCGCGAAGGCCGCGCCTGCGTTGGTGACGGCGATCCcgcggcgccggcaggcggcgaGGTCGACGTGGTTGATGCCCACGGAGATGCCCGCCACGAGCCCGAGCGCCGGGAGCGCGGCCAGGTGGTCGTCCGTGACCGGGTTGAGCCCGATGAGCAGCGCCCTCCCCTGGGCCAGGGtcgcggcgtcggcgtcggcgaccAGGACGAACCGGAAGCGCGCGGCCAGCGCGGCCGCGAACTCCGGGAACAGCGGCTGCCC is a window encoding:
- the LOC123043229 gene encoding glyoxylate/hydroxypyruvate reductase HPR3, which gives rise to MEDTTPPADERPLVLLGQPLFPEFAAALAARFRFVLVADADAATLAQGRALLIGLNPVTDDHLAALPALGLVAGISVGINHVDLAACRRRGIAVTNAGAAFAVDTADYGVGLVVAVLRRLAAADAHVRAGRWAADGDYPLTTKVSGKRVGVVGLGNIGSRIARRLAAFGCAVSYNSRSPKPSAAYEFVPTVRDLAAASDVLVLSCALTEETRHVVNREVMEALGKDGVLVNVGRGGLVDEPELVRCLQEGVIGGAGLDVFESEPDVPPELFSMDNVVLSAHRAVATPESIRGTIELVAGNLDAFFAGKPLLSPVEL